From a region of the Bradyrhizobium manausense genome:
- a CDS encoding SDR family oxidoreductase, giving the protein MSNPDKKVAIVTGGSRGIGAAIAERLAADGFAVVVNYAGSAAEAEALADRITQAGSQAITSQADVSDATAVARMFNAAESVFGGVDVLVNNAGVMRLAAIADAEDAAFDSQIAINLKGTFNTLREAARRLRNGGRIVNLSSSQAGILSPTYGVYAATKAAVEALTHVLAKELRGRNITVNAVAPGPTATKLFLDGKSKELVDHLAKLAPLERLGQPEDVAAAVAFLAGPDGGWINGQVLRANGGII; this is encoded by the coding sequence ATGTCCAACCCAGACAAGAAGGTCGCCATTGTCACCGGGGGCTCACGCGGCATTGGCGCCGCGATCGCCGAACGGCTCGCCGCCGACGGCTTTGCCGTCGTCGTCAACTATGCCGGGAGCGCCGCCGAAGCGGAGGCGCTTGCCGACAGGATTACGCAAGCGGGCAGCCAGGCTATCACGTCGCAGGCTGACGTCAGCGACGCAACTGCTGTCGCACGTATGTTCAATGCGGCTGAGTCCGTGTTCGGCGGCGTCGACGTGCTCGTCAACAATGCCGGTGTCATGCGTCTCGCCGCGATTGCGGATGCCGAGGATGCTGCGTTCGACAGCCAGATCGCGATCAACCTGAAGGGCACCTTCAACACGCTGCGCGAGGCGGCGCGGCGGCTGCGCAATGGCGGTCGCATCGTCAATCTGTCGTCGAGCCAGGCCGGCATCCTGTCGCCGACCTACGGCGTCTATGCCGCCACCAAGGCGGCGGTCGAAGCCCTCACGCATGTGCTGGCCAAGGAGCTGCGCGGCCGCAACATCACCGTGAATGCGGTGGCGCCCGGACCGACCGCAACGAAGCTCTTTTTGGATGGCAAGTCGAAGGAGCTGGTCGATCATCTCGCCAAGCTCGCGCCGCTGGAGCGGCTTGGCCAGCCCGAGGACGTCGCCGCCGCGGTTGCGTTCCTTGCAGGTCCAGATGGTGGCTGGATCAATGGTCAGGTGCTTCGCGCCAATGGCGGGATCATCTGA
- a CDS encoding ABC-F family ATP-binding cassette domain-containing protein yields MPASIILSRLSLSTPDGRSLLSNIDLTFGAERAGLVGRNGVGKTTLLTAITGRHVPQSGRVVVNGTVGLLRQDAQLRAGARVVDLFDARDALNLLRRAERGDASAEEVAEVDWTLETRLASALARVGFDIAPDLDLDRLSGGQVTRVRLAALLFAEPDFLLLDEPTNNLDRDGRQAVIDLLAGWRGGAIVVSHDRALLETMDAIVELTSLGATRYGGNWSSYREQKAVEVAAVRHDLAHAEKHLSEIDGKAQEAAERKARKDSGGRAKRAKGDMPRILAGARKDRSEDSGGKTTQIAERRRAEAVDAVDTARRRIEVLQPLSVKLPSTRLPAGREVIWLDRVSAGYLPERPVLRDLSLTVVGPERVAIVGPNGSGKTTLLKLVAGELRPVSGTVRVRPDFALFDQKVSLLDPAIPILDNFGRLNPRAGANECHAALARFMFRADAALQIAGSLSGGQLFRAGLACVLGGSTPPTLLILDEPTNHLDLESIAAVEAGLRAYDGALLVVSHDEAFLEAIGITRRLDLGASGGLFGGTEQ; encoded by the coding sequence ATGCCTGCTTCCATCATCCTGTCGCGCCTGTCGCTGTCCACACCTGACGGCCGCTCGCTTCTCTCCAACATCGATCTGACTTTCGGCGCGGAACGCGCCGGCCTCGTCGGCCGCAACGGCGTCGGCAAGACGACTCTGCTCACTGCGATCACGGGCAGGCACGTTCCGCAGTCGGGGCGCGTTGTCGTCAACGGCACCGTCGGGCTCCTGCGCCAGGATGCCCAGCTTCGCGCCGGCGCGAGGGTCGTTGACCTCTTTGACGCGCGCGATGCCCTGAATCTGCTTCGCCGGGCGGAACGCGGCGATGCCTCCGCCGAGGAGGTCGCCGAGGTCGACTGGACCCTCGAGACGCGGCTGGCGTCCGCCCTTGCGCGTGTCGGGTTCGATATCGCGCCTGATTTGGATTTGGACCGTTTGTCCGGCGGGCAGGTCACGCGTGTCCGTCTCGCCGCGTTGCTGTTCGCCGAGCCGGACTTCCTGTTGCTCGACGAGCCCACCAACAACCTTGATCGCGACGGGCGCCAGGCCGTGATCGATCTGCTGGCTGGCTGGCGCGGCGGCGCGATCGTCGTCAGCCATGACCGGGCACTGCTCGAGACCATGGACGCCATCGTCGAGCTGACCTCGCTCGGCGCGACGCGCTATGGCGGTAACTGGAGCAGCTATCGTGAACAAAAGGCTGTCGAAGTCGCCGCCGTCAGGCACGACCTCGCACATGCCGAGAAGCACCTGTCCGAAATCGACGGCAAGGCGCAGGAGGCGGCCGAACGCAAGGCGCGCAAGGACAGCGGTGGAAGAGCGAAGCGCGCCAAGGGTGACATGCCGCGGATTTTGGCCGGAGCGCGTAAGGATCGTAGCGAGGACAGCGGCGGCAAGACGACGCAGATCGCTGAGCGGCGCCGCGCGGAAGCGGTCGATGCGGTCGACACCGCGCGCCGGCGCATCGAAGTTCTCCAGCCGCTCTCCGTAAAGCTGCCTTCGACCCGCTTGCCAGCGGGCAGGGAAGTGATTTGGCTCGATCGCGTCAGTGCCGGCTATTTGCCGGAGCGGCCGGTCCTGCGCGATCTATCGCTCACCGTCGTCGGGCCGGAGCGCGTCGCGATCGTCGGACCCAACGGCTCCGGCAAGACGACGCTGCTGAAGCTGGTCGCCGGCGAGCTGCGCCCTGTCTCGGGTACCGTACGAGTCAGGCCGGACTTCGCTCTGTTCGACCAGAAGGTCAGCCTGCTCGATCCCGCGATCCCGATCCTCGACAATTTTGGGCGTCTCAATCCGAGGGCGGGCGCGAATGAATGCCATGCCGCGTTGGCACGCTTCATGTTTCGCGCCGATGCGGCCTTGCAGATCGCCGGCAGCCTGAGCGGCGGCCAGCTGTTTCGCGCGGGCCTCGCCTGCGTGCTGGGTGGGTCGACGCCGCCGACGCTGCTGATCCTGGACGAGCCGACCAATCATCTGGACCTCGAGTCCATCGCGGCCGTCGAAGCAGGCTTGCGGGCTTATGACGGCGCGTTGCTCGTCGTCAGCCATGACGAGGCGTTCCTGGAGGCCATCGGGATCACGCGCCGACTCGATCTTGGCGCCTCAGGCGGATTGTTCGGCGGAACTGAACAATGA
- a CDS encoding RidA family protein — MSITRSIRTPIMHRAVEANGFVFVGGTIADDTSVSMGDQTRNILGKIAGYLKEAGTDKSRVVSASIFVTDLSKKKEMDAAWTEFFGDNLPTRATVGVADLGGSALIEVVVTALKG, encoded by the coding sequence ATGAGCATCACCCGCAGCATCCGCACGCCCATCATGCATCGCGCCGTCGAAGCCAACGGTTTCGTCTTCGTCGGCGGCACCATCGCCGACGATACCTCGGTCTCGATGGGCGACCAGACCCGCAACATTCTCGGCAAGATCGCGGGCTATCTGAAGGAAGCCGGCACCGACAAGTCGCGCGTGGTCAGCGCTTCGATCTTCGTCACGGACCTCTCCAAGAAAAAGGAGATGGATGCGGCCTGGACCGAGTTCTTCGGCGATAATCTGCCGACCCGTGCCACCGTCGGCGTCGCCGATCTCGGCGGCAGCGCGCTGATCGAGGTGGTCGTCACCGCGCTCAAGGGTTAG
- a CDS encoding NAD(P)/FAD-dependent oxidoreductase — MTGNVDAIVVGGGIHGCSTALHLCLAGLKPVLIEKDYAGRHASGVNAGGVRQLARHIPEIPLSIRSMGIWEKISDLLDDDCSFESHGQVLVAENDEELAICRARVAELNALGFTHEELIDAAELRRLVPAVAETCPGGVVSRRDGAANPAQATTAFRRKAEQLGATVREGVAASNIRHRDGLWHVDVGPETFAAPVLVNAAGAWAGKIAADLGEPVPVETVAPMLMITSRVPHFIDPVVILRGRKLSFKQFTNGTVLIGGGHLATPYQDRNETVLDWKSLATSARTVFELFPVMRSATIVRAWAGIEAKMKDDIPVFGPSSRHKGLYHQFGFSLHGFQLGPGAGAVMAELIVNGGTQTRVSDLGIDRFHPSTL, encoded by the coding sequence ATGACTGGAAATGTGGATGCGATCGTCGTCGGCGGCGGCATCCACGGATGCTCGACGGCGCTGCATCTGTGCCTCGCCGGCCTCAAGCCGGTGCTGATCGAGAAAGACTATGCCGGCCGCCACGCTTCGGGCGTCAATGCCGGCGGTGTCCGCCAGCTTGCGCGGCACATTCCCGAAATCCCGCTCTCGATCCGCTCGATGGGAATCTGGGAGAAGATCTCCGATCTCCTCGATGATGACTGCAGCTTCGAGAGCCATGGCCAAGTGCTGGTCGCGGAGAACGACGAAGAGCTCGCGATCTGCCGCGCGCGCGTCGCCGAGCTCAATGCGCTCGGCTTCACCCATGAAGAGCTGATCGACGCGGCTGAACTGCGACGCCTCGTGCCGGCGGTGGCCGAGACTTGTCCCGGTGGCGTGGTCTCACGCCGTGATGGCGCGGCCAATCCGGCACAGGCGACGACGGCGTTCCGGCGCAAGGCCGAGCAACTGGGCGCCACCGTGCGAGAGGGCGTCGCCGCCAGCAATATCCGCCATCGCGACGGTCTCTGGCATGTCGATGTCGGCCCTGAAACCTTTGCCGCGCCAGTACTGGTCAACGCCGCCGGTGCCTGGGCCGGCAAGATCGCCGCCGATCTCGGCGAGCCGGTGCCGGTCGAGACCGTGGCGCCGATGCTGATGATCACCTCGCGCGTGCCGCACTTCATCGATCCCGTCGTGATTCTGCGCGGGCGAAAACTCTCGTTCAAGCAATTCACCAACGGCACCGTGCTGATCGGCGGCGGCCATCTGGCTACGCCCTACCAGGACCGCAACGAGACAGTGCTGGACTGGAAAAGTCTCGCGACCAGTGCGCGCACCGTGTTCGAGCTGTTCCCGGTGATGCGCAGCGCCACCATCGTGCGCGCCTGGGCCGGCATCGAGGCCAAGATGAAAGACGATATCCCCGTGTTCGGCCCGAGCAGTCGCCACAAGGGGCTCTATCACCAGTTCGGCTTCTCGCTGCACGGCTTTCAGCTCGGCCCCGGCGCCGGCGCCGTGATGGCGGAGCTGATCGTCAATGGCGGCACTCAGACCCGTGTCAGCGATCTCGGCATCGACCGCTTCCATCCCTCCACGCTCTAA
- a CDS encoding NAD(P)/FAD-dependent oxidoreductase — protein MTMAPKREDYDVVVIGAGPAGLAAAAASAEAGLTTLLLDENVGPGGQVFRAISSTPVTERSQLGADYWIGTELVQALRASSAEVIHRATVWSLDRNLDIAVSIGGASAFVRAKRVILATGALERPFPIPGWTLPGVMTAGAAQTMLKSSALVPDGRTVIAGQGPLLWLLAAQILRLGGRIDRILDTTERGNYFAALPHAFAFLTSPYFAKGLAMMREVKAKVQVVSGVTELAAAGDSQLTSVSYVAGGKRETIPADLLLLHQGVVPNVNLAMSADIEHRWDDLQLCWSPVLDASGNSSVAGIAIAGDGAGIGGANAAVVRGRIAARAAVEALAPAAAAKLTPMATLRADLAKAERGRVFLDTLFRPSPQFRIPSDDTIVCRCEEVTAKDVLDSVAIGATGPNQLKAYRRTGMGPCQGRLCGLTVTELMAQARGKTPQEIGYYRLRAPVKPITLAELAAVPKTEEDVKAVVRG, from the coding sequence ATGACTATGGCTCCCAAGCGGGAAGATTACGACGTCGTGGTGATCGGCGCCGGACCCGCGGGCCTCGCGGCGGCTGCGGCATCGGCTGAAGCGGGTCTCACGACGTTGCTGCTCGACGAGAACGTTGGTCCCGGCGGTCAGGTCTTTCGCGCCATATCTTCGACGCCGGTGACCGAGCGTAGCCAGCTCGGCGCCGACTATTGGATCGGCACAGAGCTCGTGCAGGCGCTGCGCGCGAGCAGCGCCGAGGTCATCCATCGTGCCACTGTCTGGAGCCTCGACCGCAATCTCGATATCGCGGTCTCAATCGGCGGCGCGTCGGCCTTCGTCAGAGCGAAGCGCGTGATCCTCGCGACCGGCGCGCTGGAGCGGCCGTTTCCGATTCCGGGCTGGACATTGCCGGGCGTCATGACCGCGGGCGCAGCGCAGACGATGCTGAAGTCATCGGCGCTTGTGCCCGATGGTCGCACCGTGATTGCAGGGCAGGGGCCGCTGCTCTGGCTGCTCGCCGCACAGATTTTGCGTCTCGGCGGCCGCATCGATCGCATCCTCGACACCACCGAGCGCGGCAATTATTTCGCCGCGCTGCCGCACGCCTTCGCGTTCCTGACTTCGCCTTATTTCGCGAAAGGCCTCGCGATGATGCGCGAGGTGAAAGCGAAGGTGCAGGTCGTCTCCGGCGTCACTGAGCTTGCGGCAGCTGGTGATAGTCAGCTTACGAGCGTGAGCTATGTCGCCGGTGGCAAGCGCGAGACCATTCCGGCCGATCTGTTGCTGCTGCATCAGGGTGTGGTGCCCAATGTCAATCTGGCGATGTCCGCAGACATTGAGCATCGCTGGGACGATTTGCAGCTGTGCTGGTCGCCGGTGCTGGACGCGAGCGGCAATTCGTCGGTCGCCGGTATCGCGATCGCCGGCGACGGTGCCGGCATCGGCGGCGCGAATGCCGCCGTAGTGCGTGGCCGCATCGCGGCGCGCGCGGCTGTGGAGGCACTGGCGCCCGCTGCTGCCGCGAAGCTCACGCCAATGGCGACGCTCCGTGCCGATCTCGCCAAGGCCGAGCGCGGCCGCGTTTTCCTCGACACGCTGTTCCGTCCGTCGCCGCAGTTCCGCATTCCCTCTGATGACACCATCGTCTGCCGTTGCGAGGAGGTCACCGCGAAGGACGTTCTCGATTCCGTCGCGATCGGCGCCACGGGGCCGAACCAGCTCAAGGCCTATCGCCGCACCGGCATGGGCCCGTGCCAGGGCCGGCTCTGCGGCCTCACCGTCACCGAGCTGATGGCGCAGGCGCGCGGCAAGACCCCGCAGGAGATCGGCTATTACCGGCTGCGCGCGCCGGTGAAGCCGATCACGCTGGCCGAGCTCGCCGCCGTTCCGAAAACGGAAGAAGACGTCAAGGCCGTGGTGCGCGGATGA
- a CDS encoding (2Fe-2S)-binding protein: MFRRSEQDKRPQVQIFVDGVAVAARQGDTVSAALLASGQDARRSTAVSGAPRLPYCMMGVCFDCLVTIDGIGNRQGCLVPVAEGMQVEIQKGKREIGR; encoded by the coding sequence ATGTTTAGACGATCCGAACAGGACAAGCGCCCTCAGGTGCAGATTTTCGTCGACGGCGTGGCCGTCGCGGCGCGCCAGGGCGACACCGTTTCTGCCGCTCTGCTCGCATCCGGCCAGGACGCTCGTCGCTCCACCGCGGTGAGCGGCGCACCGCGTCTGCCCTATTGCATGATGGGCGTCTGTTTCGATTGCCTCGTCACCATCGACGGTATCGGCAATCGTCAGGGCTGCCTTGTGCCCGTGGCCGAGGGCATGCAAGTCGAGATCCAGAAGGGCAAGCGGGAGATCGGAAGATGA
- a CDS encoding NAD(P)/FAD-dependent oxidoreductase: protein MPKDYDVAVVGGGLLGSAIAWGLGRLGESVAVLDEGDITKRASRANFALVWVQSKGLGMPAYTVWTVQASQAWGRLASELKQQTGLDVSLQQNGGFHLTLGEDEFGQRTELVKRMHNQTGAADYKMKMLSASEVRKSLPLIGPEVSGGSFCPLDGHVNSLRTFRAFHTGFKEFGIDYFPERPVSAISKSGGEFRLTTPQGELRAAKIVLAAGNANQTLAPMVGLYAPMGPTRGQIVVTERTMPFLPHPLTTIRQTDEGTVMIGDSKEDELDDRALKHSISAVMTDRAQRMFPHLSRLNVVRSWAGIRVMPQDGFPIYDQSETHPGAFVACCHSGVTLASNHAFEIARMVAQGALERELVGAFSASRFGGAGAANNSGY, encoded by the coding sequence ATGCCCAAAGATTATGACGTCGCCGTCGTTGGCGGCGGGTTGCTTGGCTCTGCGATTGCCTGGGGCCTCGGCCGACTTGGCGAGAGCGTCGCCGTGCTCGACGAGGGCGACATCACCAAGCGCGCCTCGCGGGCAAACTTTGCGCTGGTTTGGGTTCAGAGCAAAGGCCTGGGCATGCCCGCCTACACAGTCTGGACCGTGCAGGCGTCGCAGGCATGGGGTCGGCTTGCCTCGGAGCTGAAGCAACAGACCGGCCTCGACGTTTCCCTTCAGCAGAACGGCGGTTTCCATCTCACCCTTGGTGAAGATGAATTCGGCCAGCGCACCGAGCTGGTCAAGCGAATGCACAACCAGACGGGTGCGGCCGACTACAAGATGAAGATGCTTTCGGCCTCCGAGGTGAGGAAGTCGCTGCCGCTCATCGGACCGGAGGTTTCCGGCGGCAGCTTTTGTCCGCTCGATGGCCACGTCAACTCGCTGCGAACGTTCCGGGCGTTCCACACCGGCTTTAAGGAATTTGGCATTGATTATTTTCCGGAGCGGCCGGTTTCCGCGATCAGCAAGAGCGGCGGCGAATTCCGGCTGACCACGCCGCAGGGCGAGCTGCGTGCCGCCAAGATCGTGCTTGCGGCCGGCAATGCCAACCAGACGCTGGCGCCCATGGTCGGCCTCTACGCGCCGATGGGCCCGACCCGTGGCCAGATCGTGGTCACTGAGCGCACCATGCCGTTCCTGCCGCATCCGCTGACCACGATCCGCCAGACCGACGAGGGCACCGTGATGATCGGAGACAGCAAGGAGGACGAGCTGGATGATCGCGCGCTGAAACATTCGATCAGCGCCGTCATGACGGATCGCGCGCAACGCATGTTTCCGCATCTGTCGCGGCTGAACGTGGTCAGAAGCTGGGCCGGCATCCGCGTGATGCCGCAGGACGGTTTCCCGATCTACGATCAGTCGGAGACACATCCCGGCGCCTTCGTCGCGTGCTGCCATTCCGGCGTGACGCTTGCCTCCAACCACGCCTTCGAAATCGCGCGCATGGTGGCGCAGGGCGCGCTCGAGCGGGAGCTGGTCGGCGCGTTCTCCGCCAGTCGTTTCGGCGGTGCGGGCGCAGCGAACAACAGCGGCTATTAG
- a CDS encoding ABC transporter permease — protein MRRNGPLALIFHTIFVTVMVAPILVVCLVAFTPEGFLSLPTNGFSLRWFRAIADYPEFIHAFWISLGLGTLSSFVALLFAVPAALAIARYRFRGRDALAALFLSPLMIPHVVLGIAFLRFFTSAGLGGSFTALIIAHVIIVFPFALRLTLAAATGMDRTVEMAAVSLGAGGWTLFRRVTLPLILPGVISGWALAFIQSFDDLTMTVFLAAPGTETLPVRMFLYIQDNIDPLVTSVSACVIAVTMTALILLDRFYGLDRVLAGKGDAGR, from the coding sequence ATGAGACGGAATGGCCCGCTGGCGCTGATCTTCCACACCATCTTCGTCACCGTGATGGTGGCACCGATCCTGGTGGTCTGCCTCGTCGCCTTCACGCCTGAAGGTTTCCTGTCGCTGCCGACCAACGGCTTCTCGCTGCGTTGGTTCAGGGCGATTGCGGACTATCCCGAATTCATCCATGCATTCTGGATCAGTCTTGGCCTCGGCACGCTGTCGTCGTTCGTGGCGCTGCTGTTCGCGGTGCCGGCGGCGCTGGCGATCGCGCGCTATCGTTTCCGCGGCCGCGACGCGCTGGCTGCGCTGTTCCTGTCGCCGTTGATGATCCCCCATGTCGTGCTCGGCATCGCCTTCCTGCGTTTCTTCACCTCGGCGGGGCTCGGCGGCAGTTTTACGGCGCTGATCATCGCGCATGTCATCATCGTGTTTCCGTTCGCGCTGCGGCTGACGCTGGCGGCCGCGACCGGCATGGACCGCACGGTCGAGATGGCGGCGGTCTCGCTCGGTGCCGGCGGCTGGACGCTGTTTCGCCGCGTGACCTTGCCGCTGATCTTGCCTGGCGTCATCAGCGGCTGGGCGCTCGCCTTCATCCAGTCCTTCGACGATCTCACCATGACCGTCTTTCTCGCGGCGCCCGGCACCGAGACATTGCCCGTGCGCATGTTCCTTTATATCCAGGACAACATCGATCCGCTGGTGACGTCGGTCTCGGCCTGCGTGATCGCTGTGACCATGACCGCCCTCATTCTGCTCGACCGTTTCTACGGGCTCGACCGCGTGCTCGCCGGCAAGGGCGATGCGGGACGATAG
- a CDS encoding ABC transporter permease has protein sequence MSAAAHERSARAPWVLTAPALMLFVGVLLIPLAMTVMLSFHDWGQYKGIEPVFILKNWKEIATDPYYAEMFWRTFRIAILTTLLTALLGAPEAYILNRMSGRWKSLFLLVILGPLLISVVARTLGWALLFGGNNGLVNKLLMSLGAIRSPIPFMFTETGMVVALAHVMMPFMVLSVWAALQRLDPQIESAAMSLGAGPVTIIRRIIMPQIMPGVLSGAIIVFSLSASAFATPAIIGGRRLKVAATLAYDEFLNTLNWPLGAAVATLLLVALVLIVVGSNALIERRYAEVFR, from the coding sequence ATGAGCGCGGCCGCCCACGAGCGCAGTGCGCGCGCGCCATGGGTGCTGACGGCGCCCGCCTTGATGCTGTTCGTCGGCGTGCTGCTGATTCCGCTTGCGATGACCGTGATGTTGTCGTTCCACGACTGGGGCCAATACAAGGGCATCGAACCGGTCTTCATCCTCAAGAACTGGAAGGAGATCGCGACCGATCCCTATTACGCCGAAATGTTCTGGCGGACGTTTCGGATCGCGATTCTGACCACACTCCTGACCGCCCTGTTGGGGGCGCCCGAAGCTTACATCCTCAATCGCATGAGCGGCCGCTGGAAGAGCCTCTTCCTGCTGGTTATCCTCGGCCCGCTGCTGATCTCCGTGGTGGCGCGCACGCTCGGCTGGGCGCTGCTGTTCGGTGGCAATAATGGCCTCGTCAACAAGCTGCTGATGTCGCTCGGTGCGATCCGCTCGCCCATTCCCTTCATGTTCACGGAAACCGGCATGGTCGTCGCGCTCGCGCATGTGATGATGCCGTTCATGGTGCTGTCGGTGTGGGCGGCGCTGCAGCGCCTCGATCCGCAGATCGAGAGCGCGGCGATGTCGCTCGGCGCGGGCCCCGTGACCATCATCCGCCGCATCATCATGCCGCAGATCATGCCGGGTGTGCTGTCGGGCGCGATCATCGTGTTCTCGCTCTCGGCCAGTGCCTTTGCGACGCCGGCGATCATCGGCGGCCGCAGGCTCAAGGTCGCGGCGACGCTCGCCTATGACGAATTCCTCAATACGCTGAACTGGCCGCTCGGGGCTGCGGTCGCAACGCTGCTGCTGGTCGCGCTCGTGCTGATCGTCGTCGGCAGCAACGCGCTGATCGAACGCCGTTACGCGGAGGTGTTCCGATGA
- a CDS encoding ABC transporter ATP-binding protein yields MVYLELDRVAKQFGPLTVVDDFSLAVGKGEFISFLGPSGCGKTTTLQMIAGFLDPTRGAIRLEDKDLTAIHPAKRGLGIVFQSYALFPHMTAAENVAFGLEMRDVSRAERAERVRAALAMVGLAGYEDRHPRRMSGGQQQRVALARALVIKPSVLLLDEPLSNLDAKLREEMQIELRQIQRTIGTTTILVTHDQNEAMSLSDRIVVMSQGRIEQIGTPQDTYEKPASAFVSQFLGKTNDFAGTIDRTATPARLVAGSWSAPAPAGLSGPVTVSIRPERIGFGDAGLSAKIVTRIFQGNHWLFQCDSECGPAIVIRQNDGKPQPAEGEAVRLTWRPEDMSVRARASA; encoded by the coding sequence ATGGTCTATCTCGAGCTTGATCGGGTCGCCAAGCAGTTCGGCCCGCTGACTGTCGTCGATGACTTCAGTCTCGCGGTGGGCAAGGGAGAGTTCATCTCCTTCCTCGGCCCGTCCGGCTGCGGCAAGACCACGACCTTGCAGATGATCGCGGGCTTCCTCGATCCCACGCGCGGCGCGATCCGCCTGGAGGACAAGGATTTGACCGCGATCCATCCGGCAAAACGTGGACTCGGCATCGTGTTCCAGAGCTACGCGCTGTTTCCGCATATGACCGCGGCGGAGAACGTCGCATTCGGCCTCGAGATGCGCGACGTATCGCGTGCTGAGAGAGCCGAACGCGTCCGTGCCGCGCTCGCGATGGTGGGCCTCGCCGGTTACGAGGACCGCCATCCCCGCCGCATGTCCGGCGGCCAACAGCAGCGCGTGGCGCTGGCGCGTGCGCTCGTGATCAAGCCGAGCGTGCTGCTGCTCGACGAACCACTGTCCAATCTCGATGCAAAGCTGCGCGAGGAGATGCAGATCGAGCTGCGCCAGATTCAGCGCACCATCGGCACCACAACGATCCTGGTCACCCACGACCAGAACGAGGCGATGTCGCTGTCCGACCGTATCGTGGTGATGAGCCAGGGCCGCATCGAGCAGATCGGCACACCACAGGACACTTACGAGAAGCCGGCCTCGGCCTTCGTCTCGCAGTTTTTGGGCAAGACCAACGACTTTGCTGGTACGATCGACAGAACCGCAACACCGGCGCGGCTGGTGGCGGGCTCCTGGAGCGCGCCGGCGCCGGCTGGGCTCAGCGGTCCTGTCACTGTCAGCATTCGCCCAGAGAGAATCGGCTTTGGCGATGCCGGCCTCAGCGCAAAAATCGTCACACGCATCTTCCAGGGCAATCACTGGCTGTTCCAGTGCGACAGCGAATGCGGCCCGGCGATCGTGATCCGCCAGAATGACGGCAAGCCCCAGCCGGCCGAAGGCGAGGCTGTGCGCCTGACCTGGCGGCCCGAGGACATGAGTGTGCGCGCGAGGGCCAGCGCATGA
- a CDS encoding ABC transporter substrate-binding protein: protein MKTLSLLTAVSIAALVAAPASAQQKTLYVAGYGGSFEKTIRDEVIPTFEKENNVKVEYVAGNSTDTLAKLQAQKGNQQIDVAIVDDGPMYQAIQLGFCGKLDGLPAADLYDTARFKDDRAVAIGIVATGLMYNTKVFAEKGWAPPTSWNDLKDTKYAKQLVIPPINNTYGLEALVMLSKMNGGGESNVESGFKIFKEQINPNVLAYEPSPGKMTELFQSGQAVIAVWGTGRVQSFANTGFPVDFVYPKEGAATLLTTACPIAKPNASPLASSFVKMLLDPKIQLVMLKDYGYGPVLKSLKVPPELGKMAPIGDRAAKLYNPDWTTINEKREEWTKRWNREVER from the coding sequence ATGAAGACTCTCAGCCTTCTGACCGCGGTCAGCATCGCGGCGCTCGTCGCCGCTCCAGCTTCGGCCCAGCAAAAGACGCTCTACGTCGCCGGCTACGGCGGCTCGTTCGAGAAGACCATCCGCGACGAGGTGATCCCGACCTTCGAGAAAGAGAATAACGTCAAGGTCGAGTACGTCGCCGGCAATTCCACCGACACGCTGGCAAAACTCCAGGCGCAGAAGGGTAACCAGCAGATCGACGTCGCCATCGTCGACGACGGCCCGATGTACCAGGCGATCCAGCTCGGCTTCTGCGGCAAGCTCGACGGCCTGCCGGCTGCCGATCTCTACGACACCGCGCGCTTCAAGGACGATCGCGCCGTGGCGATCGGCATCGTCGCGACAGGCCTGATGTACAACACCAAGGTGTTTGCCGAGAAGGGTTGGGCGCCGCCGACCTCGTGGAACGATCTGAAGGACACGAAATACGCCAAGCAACTCGTGATCCCGCCGATCAACAACACCTATGGTCTCGAAGCGCTCGTGATGCTGTCGAAGATGAACGGTGGCGGTGAGAGCAATGTCGAGTCCGGCTTCAAGATCTTCAAGGAGCAGATCAATCCGAACGTTCTCGCCTATGAGCCGTCTCCGGGCAAGATGACCGAGCTGTTCCAGTCCGGCCAGGCCGTAATCGCGGTGTGGGGCACGGGCCGCGTGCAGAGTTTTGCCAACACCGGCTTCCCCGTCGACTTCGTCTACCCGAAGGAAGGCGCGGCAACGCTGCTGACGACGGCGTGTCCGATTGCCAAGCCGAACGCCTCGCCGCTGGCATCGAGCTTCGTGAAGATGCTGCTCGATCCAAAGATCCAGCTCGTGATGCTGAAGGACTACGGCTACGGCCCGGTACTGAAATCGCTGAAGGTGCCGCCCGAGCTCGGCAAGATGGCCCCCATCGGCGATCGGGCGGCCAAGCTCTATAATCCGGACTGGACCACCATCAACGAGAAGCGCGAAGAGTGGACCAAGCGCTGGAATCGCGAGGTCGAGCGCTGA